A stretch of the Arachis stenosperma cultivar V10309 chromosome 6, arast.V10309.gnm1.PFL2, whole genome shotgun sequence genome encodes the following:
- the LOC130932643 gene encoding uncharacterized protein LOC130932643 isoform X2, producing the protein MSSSSSEEEKEQELQQHFTIRAVGGTEYSWCKAVPGGTGITVLGLLLSKPPFIPKLQTVLRNLQSNHPILRSTIHFDSNANSYHFRTPPTSNIQIHCLDLQSTSAILGCSSGDGDTDFHLILEHELNLNKWRDPSSDGYGVLCVSVYAISERRWGVFLRLHTSGCDRAAAVTLLRELLVKVGCGGESNGEAEEKGMGMAIEDLIPVEKRNKPFWARGLDMLGYSLNSFRLGNLEFVDADSPRSSKVVRLQLDAHHTRQLVAECKSREIKLCGALAAAGMIAARASKKLPSYQKEKYGVVTLIDCRSLLDPVLSSNHLGFYHSAILNTHDVCGETLWDLAKRSYMAFANAMNCNKHFSDMSDLNYLMCKAIENPGLTPSSSMRTALISVFEDPIIDESDNIHKEIGLEDYVGCASAHGVGPSIAIFDTIRNGKLDCACVYPSPLHSREQVQELVDHMKKILVDACNI; encoded by the exons ATGAGTAGTAGCAGcagtgaagaagaaaaagaacaagaacTGCAACAGCACTTCACCATTCGTGCCGTTGGCGGCACCGAATACAGCTGGTGCAAGGCAGTTCCCGGCGGCACCGGAATAACCGTCCTCGGCCTCCTCCTCTCTAAACCACCATTCATTCCCAAACTCCAAACCGTACTCCGCAACCTCCAAAGTAACCATCCTATCCTTCGCTCAACAATCCACTTCGACTCCAACGCCAATTCCTACCACTTCCGAACTCCCCCAACCTCCAATATTCAAATCCACTGCCTCGATCTTCAATCCACCTCCGCAATCCTCGGCTGTAGTTCCGGCGACGGAGATACTGACTTCCACCTGATTCTGGAGCACGAGCTGAACCTGAACAAGTGGCGCGATCCTAGTAGCGATGGCTACGGCGTACTGTGCGTGAGTGTGTACGCGATAAGCGAGAGGCGATGGGGAGTGTTTTTGCGGCTGCACACGTCGGGATGCGACCGCGCGGCGGCGGTGACTCTGCTGAGGGAGCTGCTGGTGAAGGTTGGATGCGGCGGAGAGAGTAACGGAGAGGCAGAGGAGAAGGGAATGGGAATGGCGATTGAGGATCTGATACCGGTAGAGAAGAGGAACAAGCCGTTTTGGGCGCGTGGTTTGGACATGCTTGGTTACTCACTGAATTCATTCAGGCTTGGGAATTTGGAATTCGTGGATGCGGACTCGCCTCGGAGCTCCAAGGTTGTGAGGTTGCAATTGGACGCTCACCACACGCGCCAGCTTGTGGCT GAATGCAAATCAAGAGAAATTAAACTTTGTGGGGCACTTGCAGCAGCTGGAATGATTGCCGCCCGGGCCTCCAAAAAGCTACCCAGTTATCAAAAGGAGAAGTATGGTGTAGTGACACTCATTGATTGCCGCTCTCTTCTTGATCCAGTCCTTTCCAGCAACCATCTTG GATTTTATCATTCTGCAATATTGAACACACATGATGTATGTGGAGAAACCCTATGGGATCTAGCAAAGAGAAGTTACATGGCCTTTGCAAATGCTATGAACTGCAACAAGCATTTCTCAGACATGTCTGACCTGAACTACCTAATGTGCAAGGCGATCGAGAACCCTGGTTTGACGCCATCATCATCAATGAGAACTGCTTTGATTTCAGTTTTTGAGGATCCTATCATTGATGAATCAGATAACATTCATAAAGAGATTGGATTAGAGGACTATGTGGGTTGTGCTTCTGCTCATGGTGTCGGCCCATCTATCGCCATATTCGACACCATAAGGAATGGGAAGTTGGATTGTGCTTGTGTATACCCATCACCCCTTCATTCTAGGGAGCAGGTGCAAGAACTAGTGGATCATATGAAGAAAATCCTTGTCGACGCATGTAACATTTAA
- the LOC130932643 gene encoding uncharacterized protein LOC130932643 isoform X1 yields MSSSSSEEEKEQELQQHFTIRAVGGTEYSWCKAVPGGTGITVLGLLLSKPPFIPKLQTVLRNLQSNHPILRSTIHFDSNANSYHFRTPPTSNIQIHCLDLQSTSAILGCSSGDGDTDFHLILEHELNLNKWRDPSSDGYGVLCVSVYAISERRWGVFLRLHTSGCDRAAAVTLLRELLVKVGCGGESNGEAEEKGMGMAIEDLIPVEKRNKPFWARGLDMLGYSLNSFRLGNLEFVDADSPRSSKVVRLQLDAHHTRQLVAECKSREIKLCGALAAAGMIAARASKKLPSYQKEKYGVVTLIDCRSLLDPVLSSNHLGSVLGSGFYHSAILNTHDVCGETLWDLAKRSYMAFANAMNCNKHFSDMSDLNYLMCKAIENPGLTPSSSMRTALISVFEDPIIDESDNIHKEIGLEDYVGCASAHGVGPSIAIFDTIRNGKLDCACVYPSPLHSREQVQELVDHMKKILVDACNI; encoded by the exons ATGAGTAGTAGCAGcagtgaagaagaaaaagaacaagaacTGCAACAGCACTTCACCATTCGTGCCGTTGGCGGCACCGAATACAGCTGGTGCAAGGCAGTTCCCGGCGGCACCGGAATAACCGTCCTCGGCCTCCTCCTCTCTAAACCACCATTCATTCCCAAACTCCAAACCGTACTCCGCAACCTCCAAAGTAACCATCCTATCCTTCGCTCAACAATCCACTTCGACTCCAACGCCAATTCCTACCACTTCCGAACTCCCCCAACCTCCAATATTCAAATCCACTGCCTCGATCTTCAATCCACCTCCGCAATCCTCGGCTGTAGTTCCGGCGACGGAGATACTGACTTCCACCTGATTCTGGAGCACGAGCTGAACCTGAACAAGTGGCGCGATCCTAGTAGCGATGGCTACGGCGTACTGTGCGTGAGTGTGTACGCGATAAGCGAGAGGCGATGGGGAGTGTTTTTGCGGCTGCACACGTCGGGATGCGACCGCGCGGCGGCGGTGACTCTGCTGAGGGAGCTGCTGGTGAAGGTTGGATGCGGCGGAGAGAGTAACGGAGAGGCAGAGGAGAAGGGAATGGGAATGGCGATTGAGGATCTGATACCGGTAGAGAAGAGGAACAAGCCGTTTTGGGCGCGTGGTTTGGACATGCTTGGTTACTCACTGAATTCATTCAGGCTTGGGAATTTGGAATTCGTGGATGCGGACTCGCCTCGGAGCTCCAAGGTTGTGAGGTTGCAATTGGACGCTCACCACACGCGCCAGCTTGTGGCT GAATGCAAATCAAGAGAAATTAAACTTTGTGGGGCACTTGCAGCAGCTGGAATGATTGCCGCCCGGGCCTCCAAAAAGCTACCCAGTTATCAAAAGGAGAAGTATGGTGTAGTGACACTCATTGATTGCCGCTCTCTTCTTGATCCAGTCCTTTCCAGCAACCATCTTG GTTCAGTTTTGGGTTCAGGATTTTATCATTCTGCAATATTGAACACACATGATGTATGTGGAGAAACCCTATGGGATCTAGCAAAGAGAAGTTACATGGCCTTTGCAAATGCTATGAACTGCAACAAGCATTTCTCAGACATGTCTGACCTGAACTACCTAATGTGCAAGGCGATCGAGAACCCTGGTTTGACGCCATCATCATCAATGAGAACTGCTTTGATTTCAGTTTTTGAGGATCCTATCATTGATGAATCAGATAACATTCATAAAGAGATTGGATTAGAGGACTATGTGGGTTGTGCTTCTGCTCATGGTGTCGGCCCATCTATCGCCATATTCGACACCATAAGGAATGGGAAGTTGGATTGTGCTTGTGTATACCCATCACCCCTTCATTCTAGGGAGCAGGTGCAAGAACTAGTGGATCATATGAAGAAAATCCTTGTCGACGCATGTAACATTTAA
- the LOC130934296 gene encoding uncharacterized protein LOC130934296 has translation MWEPNFNPLEATIDKVTAWVRLPGLPIELYDRTMLRQIGNLIGRTTKVDNNTADMSRGKFARLCVEVDLTKPLLGRYLINGREYHIEYEGIHHICFTCERVDYDQQHCPNNKRKEETTKKQQENQNAESNTGVQQENNNKKQQDLQKEKASTSKNDMGKQVINENNSSLGEWMVVQRPKREKKAQKEDVIRNREETSRQKEVPQTKRNQGRFGVLHIEENPKAQRQGIEEQREQEKDTQGKREKEQQNKSKTKAQPEQKQSEKSSQPAQKVKAKQNNTKNTEKQAQRNQEPEQNQKETGEQRESTTMQIERVNHNHYEENWMEAKSSTPSSMEEGIEPSNQNQQKEGRPPDLMEADVIEKEDIVMDSLEKEPSMRIIEGVDFTTPDMRILEDVKMQMH, from the coding sequence ATGTGGGAGCCAAACTTCAATCCTTTGGAAGCCACTATTGACAAAGTGACAGCATGGGTAAGATTGCCAGGACTGCCTATTGAATTATATGATAGAACTATGCTGAGGCAAATTGGCAATTTAATTGGGAGAACAACAAAAGTTGATAACAACACAGCAGACATGAGCAGGGGCAAGTTTGCTAGGCTGTGCGTTGAGGTTGATCTAACCAAACCATTACTGGGGAGATATTTGATAAATGGTAGGGAGTATCACATTGAATATGAGGGTATCCACCATATTTGTTTCACCTGCGAAAGAGTAGATTATGATCAACAACACTGCCCAAACAATAAGAGAAAGGAAGAAACAACAAAAAAGCAACAAGAGAATCAAAATGCTGAATCTAATACAGGTGTACagcaagaaaataacaataaaaaacaaCAAGACCTGCAAAAAGAGAAAGCTAGCACAAGCAAGAATGACATGGGAAAGCAAGTAATTAATGAGAACAATAGTAGTTTAGGTGAATGGATGGTGGTCCAGAGgccaaaaagagaaaagaaagcaCAAAAAGAAGATGTTATCAGAAACAGAGAGGAAACAAGTAGACAAAAAGAAGTCCCACAAACAAAAAGAAACCAAGGCAGATTTGGCGTGCTACATATAGAGGAAAATCCAAAAGCCCAAAGGCAAGGAATTGAAGAACAAAGGGAACAAGAGAAAGACACACAAGGGAAAAGAGAGAAGGAACAGCAAAACAAAAGCAAGACAAAAGCACAACCAGAACAAAAACAAAGTGAAAAGAGCAGTCAGCCAGCTCAAAAAGTAAAGGCCAAACAGAACAACACCAAGAACACAGAAAAGCAAGCACAAAGAAACCAAGAACCAGAGCAAAATCAAAAGGAAACAGGGGAACAAAGAGAGTCTACTACAATGCAAATTGAAAGGGTGAACCATAACCACTATGAAGAGAATTGGATGGAGGCAAAATCTTCAACTCCATCTTCCATGGAGGAAGGGATTGAACCTTCTAACCAAAACCAACAAAAGGAAGGAAGACCCCCTGACCTTATGGAAGCGGACgtaatagaaaaagaagatatAGTGATGGATTCCTTAGAAAAGGAGCCAAGCATGAGGATAATTGAAGGGGTGGACTTCACCACACCAGACATGAGAATATTAGAGGATGTGAAAATGCAGATGCATTGA